One part of the Chryseobacterium sp. 7 genome encodes these proteins:
- the pheA gene encoding prephenate dehydratase, with product MKIAFLGPHASFTQLAAAQLFPDEELLPQASILDCFKAVENGGAVKAVVPLENSIEGTVSMTLDYLYKTPSIKIEAEAVMPIAHHLMIHPANSIENIERIYSHPQALAQSFHFLDTHYKEIPKQDFSSTAAAAKFVSENQGSPIAAVANQFAANLYGLKIINRNIQDFEQNHTRFIIISKEQNKYKNDKLEILGEKAGMLITLPEDHPGGLHQVLSVFAWRKMNLSKIESRTLKTGLGNYFFFINVEGPWEDVLYGNALKELESIKANVDFLGNYKEFLLES from the coding sequence ATGAAGATTGCATTTTTGGGACCTCATGCCAGTTTTACTCAGCTTGCCGCTGCGCAGCTTTTTCCTGATGAAGAGTTATTGCCACAAGCCAGTATTCTGGATTGTTTTAAGGCTGTTGAAAACGGAGGAGCAGTAAAGGCAGTAGTGCCTTTGGAAAACTCTATTGAGGGAACAGTTTCTATGACGCTGGATTATTTATACAAAACCCCGTCTATTAAAATTGAAGCAGAAGCCGTAATGCCTATTGCGCATCACCTGATGATTCATCCGGCAAATTCTATTGAGAACATTGAAAGGATATATTCTCATCCGCAGGCGCTGGCACAGAGCTTTCATTTTCTGGACACCCATTATAAAGAGATCCCTAAACAAGACTTCTCCTCTACAGCAGCAGCAGCTAAATTTGTTTCGGAAAATCAGGGCAGCCCTATTGCAGCAGTAGCCAATCAGTTTGCAGCTAATTTATACGGACTAAAGATCATTAACCGCAACATTCAGGATTTTGAACAAAACCATACGCGTTTCATTATCATCTCTAAAGAACAGAACAAATATAAAAATGACAAGCTGGAAATTTTAGGAGAAAAGGCCGGCATGCTGATTACTCTTCCGGAAGATCATCCCGGTGGCCTGCATCAGGTTTTATCTGTTTTTGCATGGAGAAAAATGAACCTTAGTAAAATTGAATCCAGAACACTAAAGACCGGATTGGGTAATTATTTCTTCTTCATCAATGTAGAAGGACCCTGGGAAGATGTTCTGTATGGAAATGCCCTTAAAGAGCTTGAATCTATCAAAGCAAATGTTGATTTTCTTG
- a CDS encoding acyl-CoA thioesterase: protein MIHTTHSIRVRYAETDPMKYVYYGNYATYFEVARVELFRSIGISYDEIENQGIWLPVSDYKIKYIRPALYDQKLEIHTYVKKIPGVRIEFEYEIYNEEHTKITEASTTLFFLDAKTGKVIKCPDFLMEMIEKNWEERK from the coding sequence ATGATACACACAACACACTCAATACGAGTACGTTACGCAGAAACAGATCCCATGAAATATGTATACTACGGTAACTATGCAACCTACTTCGAAGTAGCGAGAGTTGAGCTCTTCAGAAGCATAGGAATTTCATACGATGAAATTGAAAACCAAGGAATTTGGCTCCCTGTTTCAGACTATAAAATCAAATATATCCGCCCGGCTTTGTATGATCAAAAATTAGAAATTCATACTTATGTAAAAAAAATTCCGGGAGTAAGAATTGAATTTGAATATGAAATTTACAATGAAGAGCATACTAAAATAACAGAAGCTTCCACTACTCTTTTCTTTTTGGATGCAAAAACCGGCAAAGTAATCAAGTGTCCGGATTTTCTGATGGAAATGATTGAGAAGAATTGGGAGGAAAGGAAGTAG
- the dnaA gene encoding chromosomal replication initiator protein DnaA: MDDNLMMIWQKCLQFMRDNLNAAEDNSDLKKLEKSFDMLFDKVQPLSLVANNLTLIVPSDFYKEYIEDNYLSLLSAALKKNIGKGVKLWYSVMENRPKGEEKPVTMNIKGQSVPTPKTQETMPQGFSANIVNPFVVPGIRKVNIDSNLKPDYSFDSYVEGESNKFAATVARSIAKRPGATAFNPLFLYGGYGVGKTHLGQAVGLEVKNQFPDKVVLYLSSEKFIQQFISAAKAHKQTEFANFYQMVDVLIIDDIQFLSGKSATQDSFFHIFDHLHQNGKQIILTSDKAPADIMDIQDRIVSRFKWGLSAEIKSPDLSTRRQIIEDKLSRDGIVLPGDMLDFLAVETKTNVRELIGVINSVIAYSTVYKRDLSLELLKETINRIAANQKKVINIPYIQEVVCDYFGIKKEQLLSKTRKREIALPRQLAMYFSKEFTNSTFTKIGEEMGGKDHSTVMYACDTIKDVSKIDKEIKKYVKDLTERIKQ, encoded by the coding sequence ATGGATGACAATTTAATGATGATATGGCAGAAATGCCTTCAGTTTATGCGCGATAACCTGAACGCTGCTGAAGACAATTCTGACCTTAAAAAACTTGAAAAATCTTTCGATATGCTATTCGATAAGGTTCAGCCGCTTTCATTGGTGGCCAATAACCTTACGTTGATCGTACCGAGCGATTTTTACAAGGAATATATAGAGGACAATTACCTGTCCTTACTTTCTGCTGCCCTGAAGAAAAATATTGGAAAAGGAGTGAAATTATGGTATTCTGTGATGGAAAACAGACCAAAAGGCGAAGAAAAGCCGGTTACCATGAACATCAAGGGACAAAGCGTTCCTACTCCAAAAACACAGGAAACAATGCCGCAAGGTTTCTCTGCTAATATTGTAAACCCGTTTGTAGTTCCTGGAATTAGAAAAGTAAATATAGATTCTAACCTGAAGCCGGACTATTCATTTGATAGTTATGTAGAAGGAGAAAGCAATAAATTTGCAGCCACTGTAGCCAGATCCATTGCAAAAAGACCTGGAGCAACAGCTTTCAATCCGTTATTCTTATATGGAGGTTACGGAGTTGGGAAAACACACTTAGGACAGGCTGTAGGTCTTGAAGTAAAAAATCAGTTTCCAGATAAAGTAGTTCTTTATCTGTCTTCCGAAAAGTTTATCCAGCAGTTTATCTCTGCAGCAAAAGCTCATAAGCAGACTGAATTTGCGAATTTCTATCAAATGGTAGATGTACTGATTATTGATGATATTCAGTTTCTTTCAGGAAAATCTGCTACACAGGACAGCTTCTTCCATATTTTTGATCACCTGCATCAGAACGGAAAACAGATTATCCTAACTTCAGATAAAGCCCCTGCGGATATTATGGATATTCAGGACAGAATTGTTTCCCGTTTCAAATGGGGACTTTCTGCTGAAATCAAATCTCCGGATCTATCTACAAGAAGACAGATTATTGAAGATAAACTGAGCAGAGACGGAATTGTTCTTCCGGGTGATATGCTTGACTTCCTTGCTGTAGAAACGAAGACCAACGTAAGAGAACTTATCGGGGTAATTAACTCGGTGATTGCTTACTCTACTGTATATAAGAGAGACCTTAGTCTCGAATTATTGAAGGAGACCATCAACAGAATTGCAGCTAATCAGAAAAAAGTGATCAATATTCCTTACATTCAGGAAGTGGTTTGCGATTATTTTGGAATTAAAAAAGAACAGCTGCTTTCAAAAACAAGAAAAAGAGAGATTGCATTGCCGAGACAGCTTGCCATGTACTTCTCCAAAGAATTTACCAATTCTACATTTACTAAAATTGGTGAGGAAATGGGAGGAAAAGATCACTCTACTGTAATGTACGCTTGTGATACTATCAAAGACGTTTCGAAAATTGATAAAGAAATCAAAAAGTACGTAAAAGACCTTACAGAAAGAATCAAACAATAA
- a CDS encoding low molecular weight protein-tyrosine-phosphatase produces MKILMVCLGNICRSPLAEGIMKAKLPDHYTVDSAGTISMHEGEHPDKRAVKTAANHHIDISKQRSRPITRKDFETFDKIYCMDIDVLEDVVSKTKNEEERQKVSLFLEVLGDHKNAEVPDPYWGDMKDFENVFQLLDKGCDAIRNQISK; encoded by the coding sequence ATGAAAATATTAATGGTTTGTCTGGGAAATATATGCAGAAGCCCACTGGCAGAAGGAATTATGAAAGCAAAGCTGCCGGATCATTATACAGTAGATTCTGCCGGAACCATTTCCATGCATGAAGGCGAACATCCTGATAAAAGAGCTGTTAAAACTGCGGCTAATCATCATATTGATATATCAAAGCAAAGATCAAGACCCATCACCAGAAAAGATTTTGAAACCTTTGATAAAATCTATTGTATGGATATTGATGTATTGGAAGATGTAGTTTCTAAAACTAAAAATGAGGAAGAACGCCAGAAAGTATCTTTGTTTTTAGAAGTATTGGGAGATCATAAAAATGCTGAAGTCCCAGATCCTTACTGGGGTGATATGAAAGATTTTGAAAATGTTTTCCAGCTTTTGGATAAAGGATGCGACGCTATCAGAAACCAAATATCAAAATAA
- a CDS encoding nuclear transport factor 2 family protein, with protein sequence MKKLFLLLLLSINFSFAQTKDETEIRKVMDDFMGCIKSRDEAKYLTLFQEPVLWTGIYKDRTQAKRLEKNPKAYYYFADDYKAFIKSFKDDKSEEKFDNIKIVEDGAIASANFDYSFWYDGKMENWGKEIWTLMKINGTWKITSVTFSMDLTKYFPQPTLNERTKK encoded by the coding sequence ATGAAAAAGCTGTTTTTACTGCTTTTATTAAGCATTAATTTTTCCTTTGCCCAAACCAAAGATGAAACAGAGATCCGTAAAGTAATGGATGACTTCATGGGATGTATTAAATCCAGGGATGAAGCCAAGTATCTTACATTGTTCCAGGAACCGGTGCTCTGGACCGGTATTTATAAAGACAGAACACAGGCCAAACGTCTTGAGAAAAATCCTAAAGCGTATTACTACTTTGCAGATGATTATAAAGCTTTTATCAAAAGTTTTAAAGATGATAAATCTGAAGAAAAATTTGACAATATTAAAATTGTGGAAGATGGAGCAATAGCTTCTGCTAATTTCGATTACAGCTTTTGGTATGACGGTAAAATGGAAAACTGGGGAAAGGAGATTTGGACATTAATGAAGATCAACGGAACCTGGAAAATCACTTCCGTAACCTTTTCTATGGATCTGACAAAATACTTCCCACAACCTACACTAAACGAAAGAACTAAAAAATAA
- a CDS encoding SAM-dependent methyltransferase: protein MLFLLPAYLSENTSINHFSPVLKDYIMQTDYFFVENEKTARKVVKFFAPEKKQADLKLFLLDKYTENADIKEAQELMLKGQDFGLLSEAGLPCIADPGNLIVKWCHEKNIRVIPVSGPSSIILALISSGFNGQEFTFHGYLPIDKGEKKKQIMNLESLVQKTGYSQIFMETPYRNNPLFEDLCKFLSPNTKLCIAASINDPEHEFIKTKTIKDWQKQKPELHKIPAVFVLGK, encoded by the coding sequence ATGCTTTTTTTACTCCCTGCTTACTTATCAGAAAATACTTCTATCAACCACTTTTCACCTGTTTTGAAGGATTATATCATGCAAACGGATTATTTCTTTGTGGAAAACGAGAAAACAGCACGAAAGGTCGTTAAATTTTTTGCTCCTGAAAAAAAGCAGGCTGATCTGAAGTTATTTTTATTGGATAAATACACGGAAAATGCAGATATCAAAGAAGCTCAGGAATTGATGTTGAAAGGGCAGGATTTCGGATTGCTGTCAGAAGCCGGATTACCATGTATTGCAGATCCCGGAAATTTGATTGTAAAATGGTGTCATGAGAAAAATATCAGAGTGATCCCGGTTTCAGGTCCTTCATCCATTATTCTTGCTCTGATTTCCAGCGGATTCAACGGGCAGGAATTTACCTTCCATGGCTATCTTCCTATTGATAAAGGAGAGAAGAAGAAACAGATCATGAATCTTGAAAGTCTTGTTCAGAAAACAGGATATTCTCAGATTTTCATGGAAACTCCTTACAGAAATAACCCGCTTTTCGAAGATTTGTGTAAGTTTTTATCACCCAATACAAAGCTTTGTATTGCGGCCAGTATCAATGATCCGGAACATGAATTTATCAAAACAAAAACAATAAAAGACTGGCAGAAACAAAAGCCTGAACTCCATAAAATTCCCGCAGTGTTTGTCCTTGGCAAATAA
- a CDS encoding lytic polysaccharide monooxygenase → MKTRKIFFPVLLMLAMLVPSLIHLSAHGYVISPASRGYQGSLDKAALGYSVAFGKYGSVINEPGSLEAPKGFPAAGPADGKIASANGSIGGDTTLDLQTADRWKKTNISTGVNAFIWKYSAYHATAKWHYYMTKQGWNPNQPLSRQDLELIGTITHNGTPPQDNVSHQITVPANRTGYHIILAVWDVADTTNAFYNVIDVNVTSGTGVSAPAIPTGLTQVGVTSSSAKISWNPQSDAVSYNVFRNGQNIQQVNGVSFEDNGLTANTVYTYEVQAKGSSGLTSGKSTPLNVKTNSEGTLEKPTAPSNLHSMAVTENSVSLMWMASTHSQGIKNYQIFENGIKVGETVQTSFLRTGLAQDTEYRYTVKSVAMNDQFSDASNELKVRTKKVTPGNGQSYCGAEQYNAANAYPTAGVKVFYSCKIWKNKWYANPGEIPGTNMVWEEVSVCTEGPGCESSGPVTYCGAQEYSPTKTYPTAGTKVFHACKIWENKWYANPGEAPESNAVWKVVSDCNEGQSCKVSSLTNKENDLSIIVSEHLINLAPESYYGKISRVDVVTPHGLQIMTFMNPGQNSMNVSRLQPGIYFVKILYKDGSSMTKTIRK, encoded by the coding sequence ATGAAGACACGTAAAATTTTTTTTCCGGTATTGCTGATGTTGGCGATGCTGGTACCTTCTTTGATCCATCTGTCCGCACACGGGTATGTAATAAGCCCGGCTTCACGAGGATATCAGGGAAGTCTGGATAAGGCTGCACTTGGCTATTCTGTGGCGTTTGGAAAATATGGTTCTGTAATTAATGAACCAGGCTCTCTGGAAGCACCAAAAGGGTTTCCTGCAGCAGGTCCCGCAGACGGAAAGATTGCCTCCGCTAATGGAAGCATAGGGGGAGACACTACACTGGATCTCCAGACTGCCGACAGGTGGAAGAAAACAAATATCTCTACGGGTGTGAATGCCTTTATCTGGAAATACTCGGCGTATCATGCAACTGCAAAATGGCATTATTACATGACCAAGCAGGGCTGGAATCCTAATCAACCTCTTTCCCGCCAGGATCTTGAGCTTATTGGTACAATTACACATAACGGGACACCACCACAGGATAATGTTTCTCATCAGATTACTGTTCCTGCTAACCGCACTGGTTACCACATTATTTTAGCAGTTTGGGATGTAGCAGATACCACTAATGCATTTTATAATGTAATTGACGTTAATGTAACCTCCGGAACAGGAGTTTCTGCACCTGCCATTCCTACAGGATTAACGCAAGTAGGAGTAACAAGTTCTTCTGCTAAAATAAGCTGGAACCCGCAATCTGATGCAGTATCCTATAACGTTTTCCGTAATGGACAGAATATTCAGCAGGTGAACGGGGTTTCATTTGAAGATAATGGTTTAACTGCTAACACAGTTTATACATATGAAGTGCAGGCGAAAGGTTCTTCAGGGCTTACTTCAGGGAAAAGTACGCCACTCAATGTAAAAACAAACAGTGAGGGGACACTTGAAAAACCTACGGCACCATCCAACCTCCATTCAATGGCGGTTACTGAAAACTCAGTTTCACTTATGTGGATGGCTTCTACCCATTCGCAGGGAATTAAAAATTACCAGATTTTTGAAAATGGAATCAAGGTAGGAGAAACTGTACAAACAAGTTTCTTACGAACAGGTTTAGCACAGGACACAGAATATCGTTATACAGTAAAATCTGTTGCCATGAACGATCAGTTCTCTGATGCCAGCAATGAATTAAAAGTTAGAACTAAGAAAGTTACTCCAGGCAATGGACAATCCTATTGCGGAGCAGAACAATATAATGCTGCTAATGCATATCCTACAGCCGGAGTGAAAGTTTTTTACTCTTGCAAAATCTGGAAAAACAAATGGTATGCAAACCCTGGAGAAATACCGGGAACCAATATGGTATGGGAAGAAGTAAGTGTATGCACTGAAGGACCTGGTTGTGAATCAAGTGGTCCGGTTACTTACTGCGGCGCGCAGGAATATAGCCCAACAAAAACTTATCCAACAGCAGGAACAAAAGTATTCCATGCTTGCAAGATCTGGGAAAACAAATGGTATGCAAATCCGGGAGAGGCACCGGAAAGTAATGCCGTTTGGAAAGTGGTAAGCGACTGCAATGAAGGACAAAGTTGTAAAGTATCGTCTCTTACTAACAAAGAGAATGATCTTTCAATCATCGTATCTGAGCATTTGATCAATTTAGCACCAGAAAGTTATTACGGTAAAATAAGCAGAGTAGATGTCGTTACGCCTCACGGACTTCAGATCATGACATTTATGAATCCGGGGCAGAACAGTATGAATGTCAGCCGACTTCAGCCCGGAATCTATTTTGTAAAGATTCTTTATAAAGACGGAAGCAGTATGACCAAAACCATCAGAAAGTAA
- a CDS encoding DUF4349 domain-containing protein, giving the protein MKKIIFLLSGLILINCSKSNGEKQELKADLMEVISEDKAPSSAAAPLPPPAFVSEKPASDENGTNKDVYTPKKTDTISKKIIKNGDMKIQVGDIKKTQNQVNEIIKKNNAYIQKEEFQNTDMDDNLTLIIRVPHKNFDALINSFSNGVGTVLSKNISSNDVTEEYTDIAIKLANKKIYLEKYRDMLKSAATTKDMLEIQENIRELEDEIDVAEGRLRFIDDRVNYSTLNLNLYKEKVRSSTTSKIGFGSRFMDSLTEGWNSFVGFLLGMVSLWPFFLLIPVIIVLWRKWRSKKKNQN; this is encoded by the coding sequence ATGAAAAAAATTATTTTCCTATTATCAGGTCTTATCCTGATCAATTGCAGCAAATCAAATGGTGAGAAACAGGAACTGAAAGCAGACCTGATGGAAGTTATAAGCGAGGATAAAGCACCTTCTTCTGCAGCAGCACCCTTACCTCCACCAGCTTTTGTTTCCGAAAAACCGGCTTCTGATGAGAACGGAACCAACAAAGATGTTTACACCCCAAAGAAAACTGATACGATCTCCAAAAAAATCATCAAAAACGGAGATATGAAGATTCAGGTGGGTGATATTAAAAAGACACAGAACCAGGTGAATGAGATCATCAAAAAAAACAATGCTTATATCCAGAAAGAAGAGTTTCAAAATACGGATATGGATGATAATCTTACTCTGATTATTCGGGTGCCTCATAAAAATTTTGATGCATTAATCAATTCCTTTTCAAATGGTGTAGGAACTGTTTTGTCTAAAAACATTTCCTCTAATGACGTCACAGAAGAATATACTGACATCGCCATAAAACTGGCTAACAAAAAGATATATCTTGAAAAATACCGTGACATGCTTAAAAGTGCAGCGACCACGAAAGATATGCTGGAAATTCAGGAAAATATCCGTGAGCTGGAAGATGAGATAGATGTGGCTGAAGGCAGACTTCGTTTTATTGATGATAGGGTAAATTACAGTACTCTGAATTTAAACTTATACAAAGAGAAAGTAAGAAGCTCAACCACTTCAAAAATTGGTTTTGGAAGCCGTTTTATGGATTCTCTGACGGAGGGCTGGAACAGTTTTGTAGGCTTCCTGCTGGGAATGGTTTCATTATGGCCTTTCTTTTTGCTTATTCCCGTTATTATTGTTCTGTGGAGAAAATGGAGATCAAAGAAGAAAAATCAGAATTAA
- a CDS encoding DUF2891 domain-containing protein, which yields MKKSLLAFVFSPFLMYAQEAPKLTDEMAMKLSDKPLHCINQEYPNKTAHIINNAGEVPLTPKDLHPSFYGCFDWHSSVHGHWMLTRLLKTKPNLSNAKEIEKILDESFQKEKLQTEADYFTKYELTGTFERTYGWAWILKLDEELTNWDHPKAKIWHQNLKPLTDQILKSWKTYLPKQTYPNRTGVHANTAFAMAFAIDWARANKDKEFENQLMEKAKYFFLKDQKTPAYLEPDGSDFFSPSLEIADLMRRVLPQKEFVQWLNTFYEKRSLENVEKIPVVSDLSDYQTVHLVGLSFSKAWCMKGISNALPAGHPLKKDFRKTADVFLNNGLPLLFQGNYGGDHWLASFAVYALED from the coding sequence ATGAAAAAAAGTCTTTTAGCATTTGTGTTTTCTCCATTTCTGATGTACGCCCAGGAAGCTCCGAAACTTACAGACGAAATGGCCATGAAATTATCTGATAAACCTCTTCACTGTATCAACCAGGAATATCCTAATAAAACAGCCCATATCATTAATAATGCCGGCGAAGTTCCTTTGACTCCCAAAGATCTTCACCCTAGTTTTTATGGATGTTTTGACTGGCATAGTTCTGTTCACGGACACTGGATGCTGACTAGACTTTTGAAAACAAAACCTAATCTGTCTAATGCTAAAGAGATTGAAAAAATTCTGGATGAATCATTTCAAAAAGAAAAACTGCAGACAGAAGCAGATTATTTTACAAAATATGAGCTAACGGGAACTTTTGAAAGAACCTACGGCTGGGCCTGGATCTTAAAGCTGGATGAAGAACTCACGAATTGGGATCACCCAAAAGCTAAAATATGGCATCAAAATCTGAAACCTCTTACAGATCAAATTCTGAAATCCTGGAAAACTTATCTTCCAAAACAAACATATCCCAACAGAACTGGAGTTCATGCTAATACTGCATTTGCTATGGCTTTTGCTATAGATTGGGCAAGAGCCAATAAGGATAAAGAGTTTGAAAACCAGCTGATGGAAAAGGCAAAATACTTTTTCTTAAAAGATCAGAAAACGCCTGCTTATCTGGAACCGGACGGCTCCGATTTCTTTTCGCCAAGTCTGGAAATTGCAGATCTGATGCGCAGAGTTCTTCCTCAAAAAGAATTTGTACAGTGGCTGAATACTTTCTATGAAAAGAGAAGCTTGGAAAATGTTGAAAAAATCCCTGTCGTAAGTGATCTGAGCGATTATCAGACTGTTCACCTTGTAGGATTATCTTTTTCTAAAGCATGGTGTATGAAAGGAATTTCCAACGCACTTCCTGCCGGTCATCCATTGAAAAAAGACTTTAGAAAAACAGCAGATGTATTTCTGAATAATGGATTGCCGCTGCTTTTTCAGGGTAATTACGGCGGAGACCACTGGCTGGCAAGTTTTGCAGTATATGCGTTAGAAGATTAA
- a CDS encoding DUF962 domain-containing protein, with amino-acid sequence MRKVDLLFAEYSKSHRNATNKFIHWICVPLIFWTILGFTSLIPSPHFCASYFACASIISIVVIILITLFYLRLSFLIAIMMIVIMLIMEHFIYLTNISMGRQSWMVYLSVFIITWIFQFIGHKIEGKKPTFLKDLQFLLIGPIWLLGFILKKAGIKY; translated from the coding sequence ATGAGAAAGGTTGATCTCTTATTTGCAGAATACAGTAAAAGTCATAGAAATGCGACCAACAAGTTCATTCACTGGATTTGTGTGCCTTTAATTTTCTGGACAATTCTCGGTTTTACTTCCTTGATTCCTTCCCCGCATTTCTGCGCATCTTATTTCGCATGTGCCAGTATCATAAGCATTGTGGTGATTATTCTGATCACATTGTTCTATCTAAGACTGTCTTTTCTGATCGCTATCATGATGATTGTGATCATGCTTATTATGGAACATTTCATCTACCTTACCAATATCAGTATGGGAAGACAATCATGGATGGTTTATCTTTCCGTATTCATCATTACCTGGATTTTTCAGTTTATAGGGCATAAAATTGAAGGAAAAAAGCCGACTTTCCTTAAAGATCTTCAGTTTCTCCTCATTGGACCAATCTGGCTTTTAGGCTTTATTCTGAAAAAAGCAGGAATCAAGTATTAA
- a CDS encoding helix-turn-helix domain-containing protein, whose amino-acid sequence MSALEKFGVDIFTERNIFERIAVDKPFRPDNPAFIFIKSGTIKLRQHFSDLEVSANMFMVTDPQTIYEVVSVTDDFQSRMVSYKREFISALSLKFNRLITYRYFRQQMNKGVPFPEDEMEVVWKSVNFLKYILDSETEMLYKKEMVEHLFSVFCYQMAGIISKEDNSSMNQMSRQEEIVFVFLTDIAEHHLTERTVEFYAERQSITTRHLSSVVKSITGKSASQIIALIVINEAKVLLNSSNKPVSEVSSILGFSDQYSFSHFFKKHLEVSPTQYRHQFEN is encoded by the coding sequence ATGTCTGCCCTGGAAAAATTTGGAGTCGATATTTTTACGGAACGAAATATTTTCGAGAGAATTGCTGTCGATAAGCCTTTCCGTCCTGATAATCCTGCTTTTATCTTCATTAAATCTGGAACTATAAAGCTTCGCCAGCACTTCAGTGATCTGGAAGTTTCTGCCAATATGTTTATGGTAACCGATCCGCAAACCATTTATGAAGTAGTTTCTGTGACAGATGATTTTCAGTCGAGGATGGTTTCTTATAAAAGAGAATTTATCTCTGCTTTATCATTGAAATTTAACCGCCTGATTACATATCGCTATTTCAGACAGCAGATGAATAAAGGAGTTCCTTTTCCTGAAGATGAAATGGAAGTCGTCTGGAAAAGCGTCAACTTCCTGAAGTATATCTTGGATTCTGAGACCGAAATGCTTTATAAAAAAGAAATGGTAGAGCATCTTTTCTCTGTTTTCTGTTATCAGATGGCGGGAATTATTTCCAAGGAAGATAACAGCTCTATGAATCAGATGTCCAGGCAGGAAGAAATCGTTTTTGTATTTCTTACTGATATTGCAGAACATCATCTTACGGAAAGAACTGTCGAGTTTTATGCCGAACGGCAATCCATTACAACCAGACATCTTTCTTCTGTTGTGAAGAGCATTACAGGCAAGTCTGCAAGCCAGATTATTGCTTTAATTGTGATCAATGAAGCAAAAGTACTCTTAAACTCTTCCAATAAACCGGTTTCAGAGGTTTCTTCTATTCTCGGATTCAGTGATCAATACTCGTTTTCTCACTTTTTCAAGAAACATCTGGAAGTAAGTCCCACACAGTACAGACATCAGTTTGAAAATTGA